The sequence AAGGCTCTCTGAATCAGACAGGTAAACACATTTTTAACTATTAAAGTGCTATTCCAGGGCAAAGTTTTTCTCAGTTTCACAACAGCAGCTTcgttggaaacaaacaaaaaaaagcaatctATGAAAATAGGCCtggggaatgaaaaaaaaaaaaaaccaaaaacaaacctCATAACTACTTTGGAACATGACAAATGTAATGTGACTTGTAGATATCAGCCCTGGTACTGGTGACTGATACCAAAGTCTCTGAGGTACGTGTTCTAGGGAAAAATGAGGACAAAAATGGCAATGaggactaaaccagaaagaacaATTAGTATTAATAACAATGACCCCATTATAAAGGAACAGCGAAAGTAATCAAAACTGAGAAGAAAGTGCAAAAAACCCACGTACGTGCATTTGCTATTATAGCAGACCTacactttttaaaaggaaaagcaatGCAGGGTGCATTGGACAGGGTTCTTGAGCTCAGAATATCTTACAGTGGTGTACTCTTTGCCAAGAAGGCATCACCAATTAAGGTATTTGGCAGAGATCAGCCTCTAAAACTCATTATCACATAGACACCTTCTGTCTGATATCAATTCTGCACCCTGATGTTTCTCGCATCCTTTTCTACTGGGGAAATTCCAGTCCCATTCACTGCAGGCAGGTGTTTCTCCTTTTAAAGTGGCATCACTCCTACCTAAGGGATGAGAGTCTCCTGGTAAGGCTTAGCGGCAAGTGCGTACTACATCTGTATTACAAGGAGCAGCCCCTGATTTTCTTGATATGCATAGCTTTTCGGGGTTGGTATTAGACATGGCTTTCGTAAATAATGCAGGTGTTTTTGTCGTGTGTCACTGCTGGCTCTGTGGCCTCCAGGTAAGCTGGCGGCAGTACCTTATCTGGTACCTCAACAGGTGTTGGCTCTTCTGATGTTAGCTCGGTGGATGTGACATCAGTAGAAGGCTCTGCAGTTTCAGGGGAATGTTCAGCCGACGGTTCTGTCTCCTCTACATCTTTGACTTCAAACTGTCCACCCTCTTGGTCATCTGCATGCTCTTTTTTGGACTGTGGGTGAACTGACACCTTGATGGCAATTTGCTGAGGCTGCTCATGCAGCGATGAGGCGTCCGAGTCGGCGGCGGGGGAGTCGCTCCGCTTCAGAGAGTTGGGGATTGTGTAGACCTCATCCCTGTCTGCAGCCTCCTGGCCCTCTGGAGTATGCCTCACAAAATTCTGCCCCTGCTCCTCCAGCCCAACCACCTCCATAATCTCCTCCATGATAGTCCTGCAGTTCATAATGAGAGGCGGCAGAGGCACGCTCCTGGCGAGCTCTTCGATGTAGCGGGCGAACTCCATGGTTTTGAACTGGGTGACTTTGGCAAGCTCTAGAGTTTTGGCAGAGGTGATGATGGGGATGCGCTTGGCGATCTCGAATGCCTTCTGCAGCTTCTCTGCACCTTCGGTCCTAAAGAACTCATTGATGGCCTTCTCGGTCTTCTTTAGGTGGCTGCTCATCATGCACAGGCGGGTGATATTGAGGACCATGACGATGGTGAAGGCCACCAGGCACACGACCATGTAGTAGACACCCATGTCTCCAGAGGTGAAGATGACGCGCAAGGTCACTGTGTTGTTCACAGTGCCGTAGATGTTAGAAGCCACGCACGTGTATTTACCTCGGTCTGAGAAGGATACCTTGGTGATGTTCAGAAGGCCGCTGTCGTGCATTTGCCATTTTCCTGtcggaagggagagaagaaaattcAACTAAGGACACAGAGCTCCCATGACTACAAACTGATACGTTTCTAAGAATATCTACTACTGTGAACATCTACTTCACGTGCTTACTATGTGGCAGGCGGTGACATGCATCagctcattgaatcctcacaataactctgCAAGGTGGCCCCTGACACTGCCTTTGTTTTAcaggatgagaaaactgaggcacagtcaGGTTAGACAACATTCCCAAGGGCACCAGCTTGGAAGCCGTAGAACTGGAAGATGAACTCGAGTTCCAGAGGCTGCACTCTTAACTACCAAACCATATTGTCTAACTCTACATCCTagtgaaaaatgagagaaataatcTGGAAAATGCTGTGCTCTTATTGAAGAGTTCCTTAACTTTAAAAGCAACTGATTCTCTAACCTGCCAGTAAGCATGCCTCTATTGAATATATGTTCACTGGGGAGGTTAATGCAATTAAATTATTTACCTGAGTTTCTCTAATTTAAGACTGAAGTAATCCTTGTATGATCTCAGTTAATGAAAACATAATTTGTGTCATTCATTTTGAGACTCCGCAATTATCTATACTATTTAAAGTTACAAGCTAACAATGTGAGTATTCAGAGGCTGGATAGGAATTAATATCAATTTGGTTTAGCCTTGCAAATAAATTACAGATCCATCAAGTTGAAAATAAGCTTGACACGAAGGAGGACACATATTGATAATACATGCGAGTTTTCTTATCCCCACTGCCCTCTCTGGAAAGGATCTAGCATCGCCTCTGGAATGGTATTTTGAATCCAGTGAAACACTTTGGTTTGAATTTAGCCTGCTCATCTACCTGCAGGTCAAAGACCCCTGTGAAACATGATACTAGGTGTGGCTTCAGGGTGTTAGGTCTGAGCCCTTCTGAAACCCTGCTACCACCCTGGACTGTCCCATAGAGCAAATGAAGATCCCAGTTAGGTTTTTGGGGAGTTCTAAGGAACAGGCAGATATTTCTCCATAAAAACATTCTAGTTCCAGGAGCCGACTAGAGAAACCTTTCCTGAGAGCTGGGGCAACTGAACATATAGTTTCCTTTTAAGTATCTATTATTGCACtgtatattatttgtttgttCTTCTTATGGTATTGTTTTAATTCCAATAGAAGGCCTGGTAATTCCcaaaagcatttttgttttgttttgttaaccCAGTGGACTATGGAATAAGGCAACAGAAGGCCTGTTCTCCCGCAGTGTCCTCTGCTCCAAGGAACTTTCTTAAGGAAGCTGGACGCGCCAATGAGGTACCTCCTGGGGTTCTACAGTTCCTCCTGCCCACTGGCCAAGGCGAATCCGGCGGGAGCCTCTTGGTGGATGTTGTCACATGACTGTGCCTTCTGAAAGAACATCTGTGAAGAGCAGTTTCTGGTGTCCCTGAGTAACCCTCTTCTAACAATTCAGTCAGTGTATTTCCTCCAAGAGTAGAAAACACTGGTTTGGAAAATCGAGTGAATTTTCAGCTTCTTGTGAATGTGTATGAACAAACCAACCTACTTGGTCTGTGAAATTCTCGCTAATTCAGATGGGGCATGGGCAAGGCTTCTACCACTTTCATTCCAGGAACACAGATTTTGATATTTCAGCTGCAGATTTATTCAAATATACAATGACCTGAGGCCAGGAAAGTTACCTtgtcaatttattttcttataatttgcaCGTCTCATAAAAGTAGACTGCAGCAGGCATGgacaaaaatagaacaaaactcTAACTGATTGAAAGCTTATTCCATACAGAAGACATTGGGTTCTAGAGACTTACAGGCTATGCTTGCAGTTTCTCATATTTACCTTCCTTTTGTTGGAAAATATAGCAGAAAATAGAGTGGAGGAGGGTGAGAAGGTGAGGTTATTTGTGTGAAGAATGGTTAGGATCAGTTTGTTTACCTCCTCCCCATCTGTACCACTTTTTGGAACAATTATCTACAAATATAAGGAAAAAGTTGTCTGAACCTGGATACAGAAGAAGAGAGCACTAACAAGACAGGCATCTGATGGTAATATCAACAGCTTTTCCCCCAAACCTAAGTAACAACTTTAGTAATAATTATGTTCTAAGTGTTACAgaaacaaaatgtgaaaatacTAGTTACAACATCCCAATGCTTTCCTCTTTGAATATTCAAAAATGTTTCTGAACGTGAACTTTTAGTTTTCAGATATGCTTTTGTCTACTGATCTAATCTACAACCAAACAGTTCAATTCAGACAACTCCTTATAGACCCTTCAAACGTTTCTTGTGACATTGTTAAAAGGGGCATAGCTTGGAATCTCATGCAGTCTAATTCGGTGACATGTGTAGTTCGTTTTGGACAAACCTGTGAGATGTCTAACAGATACATTATTACTTAGGAGTATATTTAGATTCTTAACCCAGCACAGTGGGTCCCCAGACTTAATGGTTTTCATATACTTTATCCaacacttaattttatttattctgaaagTTTAAAGCCCAGCCATGTATCTGTGAACTATATTAACTATAAACTACGACAAATATGAGTGCACATATTATAATCCTAAAGCAGTTGGGTTATTACCTATAGCGCTGTACGCTAACAAACTAGCTAAATGAGATCATCACAGCTCTCTCTGCCAGCAATTTCCTGTTTCCAATGGAGGACAAGGATACCAAAACACCTCTTTCGTTTTTAGTCCATTACTAGATTCCTCTTGAAACAATCATCTTTATTTTATGGCTaaggtaaaatttttttttttttttttttttttttgagacggagtctcgctctgtcccccaggctggagtgcagtggccggatctcagctcactgcaagctccgcctcccgggttcacgccattctcctgcctcagcctcccgagtagctgggactacaggcgtccgccacctcgcccggctagttttttgtatttttagtagagatggggtttcactgtgttagccaggatggtctccatctcctgaccttgtgatccacccgcctcagcctcccaaagtgctgggattacaggcgagagccaccgcgcccagcctttttttttttttttttttttttttttgatacggagtcttgctctgttgcccaggctggagtgcagtggcgcgatctcggctcactgcaagctctgcctcccgggttcacgtcattctcctgcctcagcctcccgagtagctgggactacaggcgcccgccacctcgcccggctaatttttttgtatttttagtagagacggagtttcaccgtgttagctaggatggtctccatctcctgacctcgtgatccgcccacctcagcctcccaaagtgctgggattacaggcgtgagccaccgtgcctggccaggttaATGTCATGTTAATGTCACTTAGAATTCTGTTGAGTGAGATATGGTAAAATGAGTATGTGACCTGGATGAGAATATACTATTACCAGACCACAAAGCAAGTCCAAGTTTTTACAAGTCAACACAGTTCTAAGACTAGCATAGAAGAAAACTAAGGTCCTGCAGCCTCGAAGGTTATGTCTGTATtccccacccccttttttttATAAAGGCCAATACATTAATTTGCTCTGGGAACCAAGACTCCAAATATATCCTCTCAGCCTCAGCCTGCCCTTCCATTagtgaaaaataaagatttctgcACATTCCACTGCCATATACAGCTCTGAAAACTAAGGATGGTGCAAATTGTGTTTGGAGACTCCTCCCACATCAGCTTTGGACTCATGCTCAAGAAGAATCTCCATCCACACGGCACCTGTCCACACAGGAACATCTCGAAAACGTTCTTGCTGCTGCAAGTTACCATTTGCATCCGTCTATAAATACCTGGCCCTGCCACTCATTCTAGAAGGGTCCCGACTTCAGCTGCCAGAAAGTTATACGAACACCTACGGTGACTATCACACATCTTCGGTGCTTTACACGTGAAGTGGGGATACACAGTGCAGCCCCCATGCATTTTAAACTGTAACTGAGTGGGAATGTCAAGCTTATGCACTGAATGTTCATGAAGCTGCATCACTTCAGcacaaataaaacccaaaatgtCAGCAGTGGATGCCAACTCAGTTCTACATGCGATGATTTTGGAGGAAACAACAGAGGCAGCCATTTCGCTATGACCTTCTGAATAGAAGAAGAAAGACTCTCAGGCTCCTCCTGCACTTGGGCTCAGTCACACACTTCCTGTTCCTTGCGCAGACTGTAGCCAcgccccctccccccccccccggaAATGCCCTTCGTCCATcccctctctctctgctcctGTTCTGGAAGGTGATGCACCCCTGAGGCTTTAGACTAAAATGCTCACACAAGCTGCAGGACAAAGGCTGCTGCATCTCATGTCTCCTGGAGACTAGAAATTGCCAGAGACCTGTCACCGTCTTCACCAAGAAACTCCAGGCACAAGAGTTAAAGATGAAAATCTCCTAGAGGTGGATAACAGTGTTGTGGTGATAGTCTCTCCTTTGCAAAGACAAAAGCTAGCAGATGTTGTTTCTGAGCTGTACTGCAGTGCACGGGTTATGCCACACAACAAAGCTGACATTTGCAGAAGGGCAGTGATCTTTTTTTTATCTTGTTCACtaattcagtcaacaaatatcaTTGAGCAAACTGTCTATGTTCCAAGCTCCATGCTGGATGATGAGAACACAAAGATGAGTTAGACATGACCCCTGActgcaataaaaaaaatcaagttccaaaggaaaaacagacactgaGACACAACCACAGCATCATGTGGTAAGTATAATGGCATCTGGGAGGGACTAAAAGGGACAGAGAGCAagggcttcctagaggaggccACTGCTAACCCAGATCCGCTGGCACAGGTAGGGAGAGGAATGGGagtaaaagagaaagaacttttgaGGTCACAGGGAGCACATGAGCACGAGAGAGAACACTGTGAGCCGCTGGAGCTGACCACTAGAAAACTAAGAAGGgctcagatggaggaaggcagggccGGATTACAGGAGGGCCCCCAAATGTACAAGAGCTTTGTATCTACCCTGCAGGAGAACGGGAGCCCCGCCTGCTTCCCAACCTCATTTACATGACTTTTCCCCTGACAGGTTTGCCTTACTGTATTTCTTAAGAGGGGCCACAGGACCTTCCCACATGCTCCCTTTCGCCTGCAAGACCTCCTTTCTCCCCACCCCAAGTCCCAGGCTCACACACTTACCCCAGTTAAGACCCCATCCTCAAGTCTTGCTCCATTTCCCAATAAGGCCTTGCGTGAACTCTGATTAAATCAGTGGAGGAAACCTGAAAGTCCAGAAGCAGATGCAGCCAAGCATAGGAAGTTTAAAGATGAAGACGACTGCGTTTCAAATTgcggggttgggggtggggtggggtggaagaCTATTGGGATAGATGACTGTTCATTTGcaagaaaataaaggcaaattCCTACTTTATgtgatacataaaaataaattccaactaCTCtgaagatctaaatgtaaaattaaaagtataaaattaatagaggatataaaatatttttataaccttGAAATAGGAAGTCCTTTTTAAAGCATTTCAAGCACCTCAGAAGCTGTAAAGGAAAACACCAGTGGATCAGATTTccactaaattaatttttttccctataaAATATGCCATATTAAAGTTAAAAGCAAATGACGAACTGGGAGAAAATTCTAGAATGTTTGACAGACAAATGCTTAATGACTCTAAAACATAATGAACAGCTATAAATCAAGCAAGTCAAGACaaacccaaaagaaaaaacaggaaaaggcTAGGAACAGATCAttggcaaaaacaagaaatgtgaaTGGTGTCTGTGTAGAAAATCACTAATATGTAaattatgattacatttatagagattacagtcatttttaaaacaactttttcaTCTCTCAGGTTGCCAGAATATAGGGGAGTCGCTAATGACATTGCCGGCAGTGGAAAGTGACGGCTGCCTGGCTGGGTAGGTGTGAGGGGCAGGCCCAGTAGCTCATGGCCCTTCTATCACACACAACTCACCGCAGCCTGGATGGCCGACTCCTGCCTAGCTCAGCCTTCTTTCAttaatgcttttcctttttttttttttttttaatgttgctgAGAATGTAGGGTAAGGGACACTCCCATGCACTGCAGGTAGTCGTCAGGCTGGTAACACTGTTGGAAGGTTGATTTGATCACAACTTAAAATGAAAGTAGCCTATGACTCACTCTTAGACTTCTTGAAATTCTTCAAATCAGGCAAGCCTAGGTTGACTGGAAAAACAGTAATGATGTAAACAAACCaaggtaatataaaaatatctttttaagaaCAGTGTTTCTTCCCAGGGACATAGTTCAGAGCTTTCCTCCCCAGCTCACTTTCTCTGGGAGAAGCCATAACCGTGGTCAGTTCCACACCAGGAAAGCAGCTGACCTGAGATGCCCACGTGGTATGGCCCAATGTCTCCTCAACAGGACAGTGCCAGGTAGCCCATCTAGCAATGAGAGAACAGATCAACAGCATCCTATGGTTACAATTAAACCTGTAAACAGCAAGAGATTCTACAGTCCAGGGGTGACTGTGACTTAGTGTGAAACCAACATACAACAACATCAGAACTAATGCTCACACAAACAACTTCTGAGTAAATTATTGCTGTACAGCAAGAAGCAGCAATGAGCAATGCATTCTGAACTGAAGAATCACACGGGAAGTGAGAGCACAACCTCCACAGATCCTGTAATCATAGCTTTTCTCCAAACATCACTTCTACCGAAACCTTAAATCTTTCCAGGTTTACCTTAGGATCACTGAgcattaaaaattacatattcaaCTTGAGAAAGCTGACTGAAAAAACAATTAACATTATACCCAAATGCTAAGCTCTTAAAATTTCCAATCACTTATTTGAAAAAAAGGACCTGTTTTTCCTCACAGACATCTTTTTATGAATGCGTGTGTGTAAACAGTGACGGACGTGTGGTTTGTCTATATTCCCAATGAGTGGTATAAACGGATTAAAACTGTATTCACGATCCTGTTTAGACACTTTGGCTCTTAAGCCTCACACACCCATGCTTTTCCAGGAGAAGAATTTAAATCTGCCAAAATAAGTATGTTAGTTTCTTGAAACCAACTTAAAAACATTCAGATAGTGAGAGTTCCAATAAATGTTTATGCaaacaataaatgaaatacaaCATTCACTCAAACAAGGGTTGCATAGAATCAGCACCCTTCAAAGCAGCACAAGATGTGTGCGTATGTGTTTGTGTCtataaatgtggcacatattttGTGAAATATAGGCTACTGAAGAGCAAGGATTCATGCCTTTTTACCAAACATAATTGAAAGCAAATTTAGCACTGCACGGCTGCACCTGTGACAAGGCTTCTGCAGAAGATGACAGCTCCTTGAAGCCACTGCAGCATCAGGTTATGAATCCGAGAAGCTGCAAGTGCTCTTGTGCCTTCCCAGCCCCACCCACAACCCTCCCAAGAGACCTCTTCAGAGAGGACTGGGGCAGCTCTAACAAGCTATTTCTTACATCATGCGGAGCAAAGGTGGCCTGGGATAATACAGGCTTAGCGAAGCTTTCAACTCAGGAAGGTGGGGATGGAAGGATTTTGCTGTTCAGAATCTGTAGTTCTGTTCTACTTCAAGGTGTTAATATCTGAGAAGAACCTACTGTCTTTTTATTTCCTGGAAAAGAAAACATCTGTTCTTCTAGCTAATTTGATCTGGTAATCTTAATATTTAAAGTGCCAAGTATGTAATTCCATGTGGGTTCATAATAGTCTTTTCTAGAGAGTAGCTACAGGTGTTCCTCCAAAATCAGAGCACCCTAC is a genomic window of Macaca mulatta isolate MMU2019108-1 chromosome 5, T2T-MMU8v2.0, whole genome shotgun sequence containing:
- the MFAP3L gene encoding microfibrillar-associated protein 3-like isoform X3; amino-acid sequence: MDRLKSHLTVCFLPSVPFLILVSTLATAKSVTNSTLNGTNVVLGSVPVIIARTDHIIVKEGNSALINCSVYGIPDPQFKWYNSIGKLLKEEEDEKERGGGKWQMHDSGLLNITKVSFSDRGKYTCVASNIYGTVNNTVTLRVIFTSGDMGVYYMVVCLVAFTIVMVLNITRLCMMSSHLKKTEKAINEFFRTEGAEKLQKAFEIAKRIPIITSAKTLELAKVTQFKTMEFARYIEELARSVPLPPLIMNCRTIMEEIMEVVGLEEQGQNFVRHTPEGQEAADRDEVYTIPNSLKRSDSPAADSDASSLHEQPQQIAIKVSVHPQSKKEHADDQEGGQFEVKDVEETEPSAEHSPETAEPSTDVTSTELTSEEPTPVEVPDKVLPPAYLEATEPAVTHDKNTCIIYESHV
- the MFAP3L gene encoding microfibrillar-associated protein 3-like isoform X1, with amino-acid sequence MARGARRPPEWRGGVRFLLKYQLYGPRTEQAKKMDRLKSHLTVCFLPSVPFLILVSTLATAKSVTNSTLNGTNVVLGSVPVIIARTDHIIVKEGNSALINCSVYGIPDPQFKWYNSIGKLLKEEEDEKERGGGKWQMHDSGLLNITKVSFSDRGKYTCVASNIYGTVNNTVTLRVIFTSGDMGVYYMVVCLVAFTIVMVLNITRLCMMSSHLKKTEKAINEFFRTEGAEKLQKAFEIAKRIPIITSAKTLELAKVTQFKTMEFARYIEELARSVPLPPLIMNCRTIMEEIMEVVGLEEQGQNFVRHTPEGQEAADRDEVYTIPNSLKRSDSPAADSDASSLHEQPQQIAIKVSVHPQSKKEHADDQEGGQFEVKDVEETEPSAEHSPETAEPSTDVTSTELTSEEPTPVEVPDKVLPPAYLEATEPAVTHDKNTCIIYESHV
- the MFAP3L gene encoding microfibrillar-associated protein 3-like isoform X2; translated protein: MQGGLLVIAFDCKKTGFLLKYQLYGPRTEQAKKMDRLKSHLTVCFLPSVPFLILVSTLATAKSVTNSTLNGTNVVLGSVPVIIARTDHIIVKEGNSALINCSVYGIPDPQFKWYNSIGKLLKEEEDEKERGGGKWQMHDSGLLNITKVSFSDRGKYTCVASNIYGTVNNTVTLRVIFTSGDMGVYYMVVCLVAFTIVMVLNITRLCMMSSHLKKTEKAINEFFRTEGAEKLQKAFEIAKRIPIITSAKTLELAKVTQFKTMEFARYIEELARSVPLPPLIMNCRTIMEEIMEVVGLEEQGQNFVRHTPEGQEAADRDEVYTIPNSLKRSDSPAADSDASSLHEQPQQIAIKVSVHPQSKKEHADDQEGGQFEVKDVEETEPSAEHSPETAEPSTDVTSTELTSEEPTPVEVPDKVLPPAYLEATEPAVTHDKNTCIIYESHV
- the MFAP3L gene encoding microfibrillar-associated protein 3-like isoform X4, whose protein sequence is MHDSGLLNITKVSFSDRGKYTCVASNIYGTVNNTVTLRVIFTSGDMGVYYMVVCLVAFTIVMVLNITRLCMMSSHLKKTEKAINEFFRTEGAEKLQKAFEIAKRIPIITSAKTLELAKVTQFKTMEFARYIEELARSVPLPPLIMNCRTIMEEIMEVVGLEEQGQNFVRHTPEGQEAADRDEVYTIPNSLKRSDSPAADSDASSLHEQPQQIAIKVSVHPQSKKEHADDQEGGQFEVKDVEETEPSAEHSPETAEPSTDVTSTELTSEEPTPVEVPDKVLPPAYLEATEPAVTHDKNTCIIYESHV